In Streptomyces sp. SID8374, one genomic interval encodes:
- a CDS encoding TetR/AcrR family transcriptional regulator C-terminal domain-containing protein, translating into MGTTKIDRARVADTALRLLNEVGLDGLSLRAIAGELGVKAPALYWHFKDKQALLDEMATLMYRRMLADDLPDPAAVTTWQAQLVAFNTALRTALLRYRDGAKVYSGARFTGTDHAPGLDAHLRTMTGAGFTLRQAVRAGTTAFSYTMGFVTEEQGVRPMPGERREGFDIGERAAGMAEFPLAAAAGSEIFSGYDERFEDGLLLIVAGIEARYGVG; encoded by the coding sequence GTGGGTACGACGAAGATCGACCGGGCACGGGTGGCCGACACGGCCCTGCGGCTGCTGAACGAGGTGGGGCTCGACGGGCTGAGCCTGCGCGCCATCGCCGGGGAGCTGGGCGTCAAGGCGCCCGCCCTCTACTGGCACTTCAAGGACAAGCAGGCCCTCCTGGACGAGATGGCCACGCTGATGTACCGCCGGATGCTGGCCGACGACCTCCCCGACCCGGCCGCCGTCACCACCTGGCAGGCCCAGCTCGTCGCGTTCAACACCGCGCTGCGCACCGCGCTCCTGCGCTACCGCGACGGCGCGAAGGTCTACAGCGGCGCCCGCTTCACCGGCACCGACCACGCCCCCGGCCTCGACGCGCATCTGCGGACCATGACCGGGGCGGGGTTCACCCTGCGCCAGGCGGTCCGCGCGGGCACCACCGCGTTCTCGTACACGATGGGGTTCGTCACCGAGGAGCAGGGCGTCCGGCCCATGCCCGGCGAGCGGCGCGAGGGGTTCGACATCGGTGAACGGGCCGCGGGCATGGCCGAGTTCCCGCTCGCGGCGGCGGCCGGGAGCGAGATCTTCAGCGGTTACGACGAGCGCTTCGAGGACGGCCTGCTGCTGATCGTCGCGGGCATCGAGGCACGGTACGGGGTGGGGTGA
- a CDS encoding acyltransferase, protein MRLRALDGLRLLAALMVAGYHYGGRGGEITTAWGSSPTTQFPTAHTWLAYGCLGVQVFFVISGFVICMSGWGRTPLAFFASRASRLMPAYWAAVVLVTLVFALPMVAYEAVSPSDALLNLTLLQQPLGVDRVLGVCWTLWAEVRFYALFALCVVLPGVNRRRVVLFCAGWTLAAALARASGEPFLDVLLMPQYAPYFIGGIGLYLVHRDRRDALAWGIVAVSWLLGQHYAVAELWRPESPDAFSYRSSAVIILIVTAGFAAVAAVALGALNRIDWPWLTVAGALTYPFYLVHEHLGWVVVGGLHRGLGVPSWATFALTLAAMLGLAWLLHRYVERRFTPLLRNALAGGLGGRRR, encoded by the coding sequence GTGCGGCTGCGCGCTCTGGACGGGCTGCGGCTGCTGGCCGCGCTGATGGTGGCCGGGTACCACTACGGGGGCCGGGGCGGCGAGATCACCACGGCCTGGGGCAGCTCGCCCACCACCCAGTTCCCCACGGCCCACACCTGGCTGGCGTACGGCTGTCTCGGGGTGCAGGTCTTCTTCGTGATCAGCGGGTTCGTGATCTGCATGAGCGGCTGGGGGCGCACCCCGCTGGCGTTCTTCGCCTCGCGCGCCTCCCGGCTGATGCCGGCGTACTGGGCGGCGGTCGTGCTGGTCACCCTGGTGTTCGCGCTGCCGATGGTCGCGTACGAGGCGGTCTCCCCCAGCGACGCGCTGCTGAACCTGACGCTGTTGCAGCAGCCGCTGGGCGTCGACCGGGTGCTGGGGGTGTGCTGGACGCTGTGGGCCGAGGTCCGGTTCTACGCGCTGTTCGCCCTGTGCGTGGTGCTGCCGGGGGTGAACCGGCGCCGGGTGGTGCTGTTCTGCGCCGGGTGGACGCTGGCGGCGGCCCTCGCGCGGGCCTCGGGCGAGCCGTTCCTCGATGTGCTGCTGATGCCGCAGTACGCCCCGTACTTCATCGGCGGCATCGGCCTCTACCTGGTGCACCGGGACCGCCGTGACGCGCTGGCCTGGGGCATCGTCGCGGTCAGCTGGCTGCTGGGCCAGCACTACGCGGTGGCGGAGCTGTGGCGGCCGGAGAGCCCGGACGCGTTCTCCTACCGCTCCTCGGCGGTCATCATCCTGATCGTGACGGCCGGTTTCGCCGCCGTCGCGGCCGTCGCGCTGGGCGCCCTGAACCGGATCGACTGGCCGTGGCTGACGGTCGCCGGGGCGCTCACCTACCCGTTCTACCTGGTCCACGAGCACCTGGGCTGGGTGGTGGTGGGCGGCCTGCACCGGGGGCTGGGCGTGCCGTCGTGGGCGACGTTCGCGCTGACCCTGGCGGCGATGCTGGGGCTGGCGTGGCTGCTGCACCGGTACGTGGAACGCCGCTTCACGCCGCTGCTGCGGAACGCCTTGGCGGGGGGCCTGGGCGGGCGGCGCCGCTGA
- a CDS encoding L,D-transpeptidase family protein, whose product MTDSGMGSASGAYGRGGGGGRSGRAVAVTAAGVLATAVLAAGCGPLDPEADAQRQPPVRATTAPPAPSPTDDGKGAAEPAATAPPASPSAPPPSTEPVTAPPPTPSSPAPTPSTAPPAPQILMRTGSEGAQVRELQARLRQIGHFGRNPTGYYGTVTADAVRSFQAKRGTGATGSTDAVTWRKLLAMTRTPTADELDPPTERPVAKPDKRCLTGRVLCISKKSRTLAWMIDGRVVSAMDVRFGSEYTPTREGEFPVYWKSRDHVSTLYDTPMPYALFFSGGQAVHYSADFAANGYGGASHGCVNVRDKKKVAALFDQVKNGDKVVIYW is encoded by the coding sequence ATGACGGACAGCGGTATGGGCTCGGCGAGCGGTGCGTACGGGCGTGGAGGCGGCGGCGGACGCTCCGGGCGGGCGGTCGCCGTGACGGCCGCCGGGGTGCTCGCGACAGCCGTCCTGGCGGCGGGGTGCGGGCCGCTGGACCCGGAGGCGGACGCGCAGAGGCAGCCGCCGGTCCGGGCCACCACGGCACCGCCCGCGCCCTCCCCCACCGACGACGGCAAGGGCGCGGCCGAGCCGGCCGCCACCGCGCCGCCCGCGAGCCCCTCCGCCCCGCCCCCGTCCACGGAACCGGTCACCGCACCGCCGCCCACGCCCTCCTCCCCCGCCCCCACACCGAGCACCGCCCCACCGGCACCGCAGATCCTGATGCGGACCGGGTCCGAGGGCGCCCAGGTGCGGGAGTTGCAGGCCCGGTTGCGGCAGATCGGGCACTTCGGGCGCAACCCCACCGGCTACTACGGCACGGTCACCGCCGACGCCGTCCGGTCCTTCCAGGCCAAACGGGGCACCGGGGCCACCGGCTCCACCGACGCGGTCACCTGGCGGAAGCTGCTGGCCATGACCCGTACGCCAACGGCCGACGAGCTGGACCCGCCGACCGAGCGGCCCGTGGCCAAGCCGGACAAGCGGTGCCTGACCGGCCGGGTGCTCTGCATCAGCAAGAAGAGCCGGACCCTGGCGTGGATGATCGACGGCCGGGTCGTCTCCGCGATGGACGTGCGCTTCGGCTCGGAGTACACGCCCACCCGGGAGGGCGAGTTCCCGGTGTACTGGAAGTCCCGGGACCATGTGTCGACGCTGTACGACACCCCGATGCCGTACGCCCTGTTCTTCAGCGGCGGCCAGGCCGTGCACTACTCGGCCGACTTCGCGGCCAACGGCTACGGCGGCGCCTCGCACGGCTGCGTGAACGTCCGGGACAAGAAGAAGGTCGCGGCCCTGTTCGACCAGGTGAAGAACGGCGACAAGGTCGTCATCTACTGGTGA
- a CDS encoding FAD-dependent monooxygenase, which yields MELNGVKERAGDPAPLPSEVDVLIVGAGPSGLALAVDLARRGVPALVVERAAALFPGSRGKGVQPRTREVFDDLGVGDAVRAYGGSAPVGMVWADGTRQGPYEMFRRAAPTEAEPYGEPWLLPQWRTQEILLTRLRELGGEVAFSTALTSLAQDADGVTAELTTGSVRASWLVAADGGRSTVRRALGIGMTGGSVDPAPMLVADVRIAASALDRENWHIFTGEAGHTALCPLPGTADFQLVAQFKRGAPDLAPEAVRALVADRTHLAAGEVTEVRWSSDFRPRAALADRFRAGRVLLMGDAAHIHSPAGGQGLNTSVQDAYNLGWKLGQVLLRGAPPALIDSYEQERRPVAEAMLGLSTRIHQGRQERGRDTQQLGLGYRGGPLAAGRAGVLEAGDRAPDGPAGAQGRLFDVFRGPHFTLLALDTDAALPSAADASVRTYRGTAPESYGSGLFLVRPDGYIGWAGQDPSGLAAYAELVGLGLTSA from the coding sequence ATGGAACTTAACGGTGTTAAGGAAAGGGCCGGAGACCCCGCCCCGCTCCCCTCCGAGGTCGATGTGCTGATCGTCGGCGCCGGACCCAGCGGCCTCGCGCTCGCCGTCGACCTGGCCCGCCGGGGCGTCCCCGCCCTGGTCGTGGAGCGGGCCGCCGCGCTCTTCCCCGGCTCCCGGGGCAAGGGCGTCCAGCCCCGCACCCGCGAGGTGTTCGACGACCTCGGGGTGGGGGACGCGGTGCGCGCGTACGGCGGGTCCGCGCCGGTCGGGATGGTGTGGGCGGACGGCACACGGCAGGGCCCGTACGAGATGTTCCGCCGGGCGGCGCCCACCGAGGCGGAGCCGTACGGGGAGCCCTGGCTGCTGCCCCAGTGGCGGACCCAGGAGATCCTGCTCACCCGGCTGCGCGAACTCGGCGGCGAGGTCGCCTTCTCCACCGCGCTGACCTCGCTGGCCCAGGACGCCGACGGGGTCACCGCCGAGCTGACGACCGGCTCCGTCCGGGCCTCCTGGCTGGTGGCGGCGGACGGCGGGCGCTCCACCGTGCGGCGGGCCCTCGGGATCGGCATGACGGGCGGGAGCGTGGACCCGGCGCCGATGCTGGTCGCCGACGTACGGATCGCGGCGAGCGCCCTCGACCGGGAGAACTGGCACATCTTCACGGGCGAGGCGGGCCACACCGCCCTGTGCCCGCTGCCCGGCACGGCGGACTTCCAGCTGGTCGCCCAGTTCAAGCGGGGCGCGCCCGACCTCGCGCCGGAGGCCGTACGCGCCCTGGTCGCCGACCGCACCCACCTGGCCGCCGGGGAGGTCACCGAGGTCCGGTGGTCCTCCGACTTCCGCCCGCGCGCGGCGCTCGCCGACCGCTTCCGGGCGGGCCGGGTGCTGCTCATGGGGGACGCGGCGCACATCCACTCCCCGGCGGGCGGCCAGGGCCTCAACACCAGCGTCCAGGACGCGTACAACCTCGGATGGAAGCTCGGCCAGGTGCTGCTGCGCGGGGCGCCCCCGGCCCTGATCGACAGTTACGAGCAGGAGCGCCGCCCGGTCGCCGAGGCGATGCTGGGCCTGTCGACCCGCATCCACCAGGGCCGCCAGGAGCGCGGCCGGGACACCCAGCAGCTGGGGCTCGGCTACCGGGGCGGCCCCCTCGCCGCCGGCCGGGCGGGCGTCCTGGAGGCGGGCGACCGGGCGCCGGACGGGCCGGCCGGTGCGCAGGGGCGGCTGTTCGACGTGTTCCGGGGCCCGCACTTCACGCTGCTGGCGCTGGACACGGACGCGGCGCTCCCCTCGGCGGCGGACGCGTCGGTGCGTACGTACCGGGGTACGGCTCCGGAGTCGTACGGGAGCGGGCTCTTCCTGGTCCGGCCGGACGGCTACATCGGCTGGGCGGGCCAGGACCCGTCCGGACTCGCCGCGTACGCCGAACTCGTGGGCCTTGGCCTCACATCGGCTTGA
- the leuE gene encoding leucine efflux protein LeuE, which produces MLGVTDLPTYLAGLLLIVLLPGPNSLYVLSVAARRGVRTGYKAAAGVWTGDAVLMTLAALGAASLLRTTPLLFAIVKYAGAGYLTWLAIGMLRAALSLWRERHRRTAELAEAAEESGSAAENPYRRALVVSLVNPKAILFLISFFVQFVDPGYAYPALSFLVLGTLLQLASFLYLSTLIFGGTRLAAAFRRRKRLSAGATSAAGVLFLGFAAKLSLSSV; this is translated from the coding sequence ATGCTGGGTGTCACCGACCTTCCGACCTACCTCGCGGGCCTGTTGCTGATCGTTCTCCTGCCGGGCCCGAACTCGCTGTACGTGCTCTCCGTCGCGGCGCGACGCGGCGTACGCACCGGCTACAAAGCCGCCGCGGGCGTGTGGACCGGGGACGCCGTCCTGATGACGCTGGCCGCACTCGGCGCGGCCTCGCTGCTCCGGACCACGCCCCTGCTCTTCGCGATCGTCAAGTACGCGGGCGCGGGCTATCTGACCTGGCTGGCGATCGGCATGCTGCGGGCCGCGCTCTCCCTGTGGCGCGAACGGCACCGGCGTACGGCCGAACTGGCGGAGGCGGCCGAGGAGTCGGGGTCGGCTGCGGAGAACCCCTACCGGCGGGCGCTCGTGGTGAGCCTGGTCAACCCGAAGGCGATCCTGTTCCTGATCTCGTTCTTCGTGCAGTTCGTCGACCCCGGCTACGCCTACCCGGCGCTGTCGTTCCTGGTGCTGGGGACGCTGCTCCAGCTCGCCAGCTTCCTCTACCTCTCCACGCTGATCTTCGGCGGCACCCGCCTGGCCGCCGCCTTCCGCCGCCGCAAGAGGCTCTCGGCGGGGGCGACTTCGGCGGCGGGCGTACTGTTCCTGGGGTTCGCGGCGAAGCTGTCGCTCAGCAGCGTGTAG
- a CDS encoding sialidase family protein: MPLFRHRPRSRRPGGRLGTAALTLLLSATALGSPAPAATAAPAAAAAAVPAAVATPFKANTEGYRCFRIPALVTTPSGALLAFAEGRVATCHDVGHNDIVMKKSTDGGRSWGPLKVVVGAGDQDAHGNPAPVVDAATGRVSLLYATGGWSGTPEEPTRLPRSLRVVHSVNDGTTWTAGAPLPHLKPAGRSWISTGPGHGIQLGRGPHRGRLVVPGDYTTTDGRAGGQLFHSDDGGLTWALGAQADVDRNTAPAYPAELTVAETTGGGVYVNARSSARCGTNDHRMAATSSDGGATFDAPFAPVSGLDTAPVSGSLLRLHAKELGAAQNRLLISLPSRLGPHTLEDRRELAIRSSYDEGRTWRTVGTVVTPGRSGYSDLTQLSTGAVGVLYETAGNIPHSDIVFTSFTEAAMDAAQRELRLPRTSDTGPGQYGNHAVVHGGAQLGTRNSGKAMAFDGQDDYLRLVSCSDSLRLGTGDFTVTAWFQHSATTGARPIIWGYGMGSGVKQFWLRAEPASGTLRAAIDTGGSFADVRTTSAYNDGQWHHAVFKRQAGRLLLSVDGGQEFSAAAPAGDITPSAQFSVHIGARPDFPNQPAGVAELFRGGLDDVRIFGRALTAQEAAQVKGGALDVANEQERVRLGFSGIW; encoded by the coding sequence ATGCCCCTGTTCAGACACCGACCGCGCTCCCGGCGCCCCGGAGGGCGGCTGGGTACGGCCGCCCTCACCCTGCTGCTGTCCGCCACGGCCCTCGGCTCCCCCGCACCCGCCGCGACGGCGGCACCGGCAGCGGCGGCCGCTGCCGTTCCGGCGGCGGTGGCCACCCCGTTCAAGGCGAACACCGAGGGCTACCGCTGCTTCCGCATCCCCGCGCTCGTCACCACCCCCTCGGGGGCCCTGCTGGCCTTCGCCGAGGGCCGGGTCGCCACCTGCCACGATGTCGGGCACAACGACATCGTGATGAAGAAGTCAACCGACGGCGGCCGGAGTTGGGGCCCGCTGAAGGTCGTCGTGGGCGCGGGCGACCAGGACGCGCACGGCAACCCGGCGCCCGTCGTGGACGCGGCCACCGGACGGGTGTCCCTGCTGTACGCGACCGGCGGCTGGAGCGGCACCCCGGAGGAGCCGACCCGCCTGCCCCGCAGCCTGCGCGTCGTCCACAGTGTGAACGACGGCACCACCTGGACGGCCGGCGCCCCGCTCCCCCATCTCAAGCCCGCCGGCCGGTCGTGGATCTCCACCGGCCCCGGTCACGGCATCCAGCTCGGCCGGGGCCCGCACCGGGGCCGGCTCGTCGTCCCGGGCGACTACACCACCACGGACGGCCGGGCCGGCGGCCAGCTGTTCCACAGCGACGACGGCGGGCTGACCTGGGCCCTGGGCGCGCAGGCGGACGTGGACAGGAACACCGCCCCCGCCTACCCGGCCGAACTCACCGTCGCGGAGACCACCGGCGGCGGCGTGTACGTCAACGCCCGCAGCTCCGCCCGGTGCGGCACCAACGACCACCGGATGGCCGCCACCAGCAGCGACGGCGGGGCCACGTTCGACGCGCCGTTCGCACCGGTCTCCGGCCTCGACACCGCACCCGTCTCCGGCTCGCTGCTGCGGCTGCACGCGAAGGAGCTGGGCGCCGCGCAGAACCGGCTGCTCATCTCGCTCCCGTCGCGGCTCGGCCCGCACACCCTGGAGGACCGCCGCGAGCTGGCGATCCGCTCCTCCTACGACGAGGGCAGGACGTGGCGGACGGTCGGCACGGTGGTGACGCCGGGCCGGTCCGGCTACTCCGACCTGACGCAGCTGTCCACCGGCGCCGTCGGGGTGCTCTACGAGACGGCGGGGAACATCCCGCACAGCGACATCGTCTTCACCTCGTTCACCGAGGCGGCGATGGACGCGGCCCAGCGCGAACTGCGCCTGCCCCGCACGTCCGACACCGGCCCGGGCCAGTACGGCAACCACGCGGTGGTCCACGGAGGCGCCCAGCTCGGCACCCGCAACTCCGGCAAGGCCATGGCCTTCGACGGCCAGGACGACTACCTGCGCCTGGTCTCCTGCTCCGACTCGCTGCGCCTGGGTACGGGCGACTTCACCGTCACCGCCTGGTTCCAGCACTCCGCCACGACCGGGGCGCGGCCCATCATCTGGGGTTACGGGATGGGTTCGGGCGTCAAGCAGTTCTGGCTGCGGGCGGAGCCGGCCAGCGGCACCCTGCGCGCCGCGATCGACACGGGCGGCTCCTTCGCCGACGTACGGACCACCTCGGCGTACAACGACGGGCAGTGGCACCACGCGGTCTTCAAGCGGCAGGCGGGCCGGCTCCTGCTCTCCGTGGACGGCGGGCAGGAGTTCAGCGCCGCGGCTCCGGCGGGCGACATCACCCCGTCCGCGCAGTTCTCCGTCCACATCGGGGCCCGCCCGGACTTCCCGAACCAGCCGGCCGGGGTCGCGGAGCTGTTCCGCGGCGGCCTGGACGACGTCCGGATCTTCGGCCGCGCCCTGACAGCGCAGGAGGCGGCACAGGTCAAGGGCGGGGCACTCGACGTCGCCAATGAGCAGGAGAGGGTGCGGCTGGGCTTCTCCGGCATCTGGTAG
- a CDS encoding glycosyltransferase family 29 protein: MTKARTRWPRQRDAEAPTPSGETVAADRVDAMDLETCLSACAAHSTKLVASLDRRRNALAEALRNLLATHAATVPATSGTSPLPLLRRPAKASSGSALLLGEALLDPLLAVGNKALDCGYEDEAKLALMVADTVLTQRKGSRAGWRLRARVLEAMGAESAAVAAFERYLELTEEDGFGVASKVAGLREGARLQAELVQRLAAGCPEAREFADRSVTDSWAQGLEAHARGARHEARPLLIGALLGQIAADAPVQEIQQTIAHYLGLLREETGVAGGGSAPATGPGDPSALAELTALTTLYAEQRRARMRGPVDDPTFGGVQWLTLGEFRNRIAGKSICLIANSQRVGNSSLGKEIDDYDLVVRFNSYRIDPAATGRRTDIHVSIHKHGFNWDQHVDTRLIFGGISGDWKYSLRNRLVPGAQTYLGDESLRWPVRDIGRLGRDVWSSIPTSGFNMLWLLDFLDVSPRLDLIGFDFYESGAYRLPAAMRMPITSVHEYTSEKAWVMERAQSVTDTRIRLR, translated from the coding sequence ATGACGAAAGCCCGCACCCGCTGGCCACGGCAACGTGACGCGGAGGCCCCGACACCGTCCGGAGAGACGGTGGCCGCCGACCGGGTCGACGCCATGGATCTGGAGACCTGCCTGAGTGCCTGTGCCGCGCACAGCACCAAGCTCGTCGCGAGCCTGGACCGGCGGCGCAACGCCCTGGCCGAGGCGCTCCGCAACCTCCTCGCCACCCATGCCGCGACCGTCCCGGCGACCTCGGGCACCAGCCCGCTGCCGCTGCTGCGACGCCCGGCCAAGGCCTCGTCCGGCTCCGCGCTGCTGCTCGGCGAGGCGCTCCTGGACCCGCTGCTCGCCGTCGGCAACAAGGCCCTGGACTGCGGTTACGAGGACGAGGCGAAGCTCGCCCTGATGGTCGCCGACACCGTGCTCACCCAGCGCAAGGGCTCCCGGGCCGGCTGGCGGCTGCGCGCCCGTGTGCTGGAGGCCATGGGCGCCGAGAGCGCCGCCGTCGCCGCGTTCGAGCGCTACCTCGAACTCACCGAGGAGGACGGCTTCGGCGTGGCCTCCAAGGTCGCCGGTCTCCGCGAGGGCGCCCGGCTCCAGGCGGAGCTGGTCCAGCGGCTCGCCGCCGGCTGTCCCGAGGCCCGGGAGTTCGCCGACCGCTCGGTCACCGACTCCTGGGCGCAGGGCCTGGAGGCGCACGCCCGGGGCGCCCGGCACGAGGCCCGCCCGCTGCTGATCGGCGCGCTGCTCGGCCAGATCGCGGCCGACGCCCCGGTGCAGGAGATCCAGCAGACGATCGCGCACTACCTCGGCCTGCTCCGCGAGGAGACCGGTGTCGCGGGCGGCGGGAGCGCGCCCGCCACGGGCCCCGGCGACCCCTCCGCGCTCGCCGAGCTCACCGCCCTCACCACGCTCTACGCCGAGCAGCGCAGGGCCCGGATGCGCGGCCCGGTCGACGACCCCACCTTCGGCGGCGTCCAGTGGCTCACCCTGGGCGAGTTCCGCAACCGGATCGCCGGGAAGTCCATCTGCCTGATCGCCAACTCCCAGCGGGTGGGCAACAGTTCGCTCGGCAAGGAGATCGACGACTACGACCTGGTCGTCCGCTTCAACTCGTACCGGATCGACCCGGCCGCCACCGGCCGGCGCACCGACATCCACGTCAGCATCCACAAGCACGGGTTCAACTGGGACCAGCACGTCGACACCCGGCTGATCTTCGGCGGGATCTCCGGCGACTGGAAGTATTCGCTGCGCAACCGGCTCGTCCCGGGCGCGCAGACCTACCTGGGGGACGAGTCCCTGCGCTGGCCGGTGCGGGACATAGGGCGCCTGGGCCGGGACGTGTGGTCCTCGATCCCCACCAGCGGCTTCAACATGCTCTGGCTGCTGGACTTCCTGGACGTGAGCCCGCGCCTCGACCTGATCGGCTTCGACTTCTACGAGAGCGGCGCCTACCGGCTGCCCGCCGCGATGCGGATGCCCATCACGTCCGTGCACGAGTACACCAGCGAGAAGGCGTGGGTCATGGAACGGGCCCAGAGCGTCACCGACACGAGGATCCGACTGCGATGA
- a CDS encoding UDP-N-acetylglucosamine--N-acetylmuramyl-(pentapeptide) pyrophosphoryl-undecaprenol N-acetylglucosamine transferase, giving the protein MNIASQQSRAFRLIVTGGGTGGHTYPALTAIRTLQARLAASGRTLDVLWIGTAEGLEARVTSAEGIPFTTVATGKIRRHANPLKMASPANVRDMARVPLGVAQARKAVSGFGPDVVLATGGYVAVPAGLAARMCRVPLVLHEQTVRLGLANRKLAGSAARIAVSSESTLPLLPEGVRSAAVVTGNPVRPEVLSGHPDKAVTALGLHAFDRRLPTVYVTGGAQGSQQINDVVGGELPWLLERANVVHQCGPAHVAALSARAAGLPAELAARYHLTPFVGPELPDVLALADLVVSRSGAGTLAELTALGKPAVFIPLATAAGNEQAHNARHLEESGAAVALLGDVTGAQLREAVGPLLDDPARREAMASAARAHGRPDAAERLVDVILSAASR; this is encoded by the coding sequence GTGAACATCGCTTCCCAGCAGTCCCGCGCCTTCCGCCTGATCGTCACCGGGGGCGGCACCGGCGGGCACACCTACCCAGCTCTCACCGCGATCCGCACCTTGCAGGCCCGCCTGGCCGCCTCCGGCCGCACCCTCGACGTCCTGTGGATCGGCACGGCCGAGGGCCTGGAGGCCCGGGTCACCAGCGCGGAGGGCATCCCCTTCACCACCGTCGCCACGGGCAAGATCCGGCGCCACGCCAACCCGCTGAAGATGGCGTCACCGGCCAACGTCCGGGACATGGCGCGCGTACCGCTCGGGGTCGCCCAGGCGCGCAAGGCGGTCTCCGGCTTCGGGCCCGACGTCGTCCTCGCCACGGGCGGTTACGTCGCCGTGCCGGCCGGGCTCGCCGCCCGGATGTGCCGGGTCCCGCTGGTCCTCCACGAGCAGACCGTCCGGCTCGGCCTCGCCAACCGGAAGCTCGCCGGTTCCGCCGCGCGGATCGCCGTGTCCTCGGAGTCGACCCTGCCGCTCCTGCCGGAGGGCGTGCGGTCGGCGGCGGTGGTCACCGGCAACCCCGTACGGCCGGAGGTCCTGTCCGGCCACCCGGACAAGGCCGTGACCGCGCTCGGCCTCCACGCCTTCGACCGGCGCCTTCCGACCGTGTACGTCACCGGCGGGGCGCAGGGGTCGCAGCAGATCAACGACGTGGTCGGCGGTGAACTGCCGTGGCTGCTGGAGCGCGCCAACGTGGTGCACCAGTGCGGCCCGGCCCATGTCGCGGCGCTGTCCGCCCGCGCCGCCGGGCTGCCCGCCGAGCTCGCCGCCCGCTACCACCTCACCCCGTTCGTCGGACCGGAGCTGCCGGACGTGCTGGCCCTGGCCGATCTGGTGGTCTCCCGTAGCGGTGCGGGCACCCTGGCCGAGCTGACCGCCCTGGGCAAGCCCGCCGTATTCATCCCGCTCGCGACGGCGGCCGGGAACGAACAGGCCCACAACGCACGCCACTTGGAGGAGTCCGGGGCGGCGGTCGCCCTGCTCGGCGACGTCACCGGCGCGCAGCTGCGTGAGGCGGTCGGCCCGCTCCTCGACGACCCGGCGCGCCGGGAGGCGATGGCCTCGGCCGCCAGGGCGCACGGGCGCCCGGACGCTGCGGAGAGGCTCGTGGACGTGATCCTGTCGGCGGCCTCCCGGTAA
- a CDS encoding RNA polymerase sigma factor, which yields MLGDDAELTAAVLAAQDGDEDAFRAVYRAVQPRLLGYIRTLVGEPDAEDVASEAWLQIARDLDRFSGDADRFRGWAARIARNRSLDHLRMRSRRPAIGGDETELTGRPAESDTAGDAMEALDTDRTMSLIAQLPQDQAEAVVLRVVVGLDAKSAAQTLGKRPGAVRTAAHRGLKRLAELLGAEHPDAPRPAGAPAPGGGPEGPDRAPGQGSGSDAGQGQGGGSGLGAVPSQRPGRGGPAAPAGVTPGVTHSRPWTQRDM from the coding sequence GTGCTGGGGGACGACGCGGAGCTGACCGCCGCGGTGCTCGCGGCACAGGACGGGGACGAGGACGCCTTCCGTGCTGTGTACCGCGCAGTACAGCCACGGCTGTTGGGCTACATACGGACGCTGGTGGGCGAGCCGGACGCCGAGGACGTGGCGTCGGAGGCCTGGCTGCAGATCGCGCGCGACCTCGACCGGTTCAGCGGTGACGCCGACCGCTTCAGGGGGTGGGCGGCCCGGATCGCCCGCAACCGGTCGCTGGACCATCTGCGGATGCGCAGCCGCCGCCCCGCGATCGGCGGCGACGAGACCGAGCTGACCGGCCGGCCCGCCGAGTCCGACACCGCCGGTGACGCCATGGAGGCGCTGGACACCGACCGCACCATGTCCCTCATCGCCCAGCTCCCGCAGGACCAGGCCGAGGCCGTCGTGCTGCGCGTCGTCGTCGGCCTGGACGCCAAGAGCGCCGCCCAGACCCTCGGCAAGCGCCCCGGCGCCGTACGCACCGCCGCCCACCGGGGCCTCAAGCGCCTCGCCGAACTCCTCGGTGCCGAACACCCCGACGCCCCCCGCCCCGCCGGTGCGCCCGCCCCCGGCGGCGGCCCCGAGGGGCCGGACCGGGCGCCGGGCCAGGGGTCCGGGAGCGACGCAGGTCAGGGCCAGGGCGGTGGTTCGGGGCTCGGTGCCGTACCCTCTCAGCGCCCCGGTAGGGGCGGTCCGGCGGCGCCGGCCGGGGTCACTCCCGGTGTGACGCATTCGCGACCGTGGACGCAGAGGGACATGTGA